Proteins encoded by one window of Conger conger chromosome 1, fConCon1.1, whole genome shotgun sequence:
- the LOC133105970 gene encoding tetratricopeptide repeat protein 24, translated as MASDESSSQQGRKKKKKNSHSEKVDESPELLEIRADIEGLTASGNSALLKRDCIEALGFFKKAFKASLELKEPGVQRACAFNVGAAYVEAGKPQKGLDFLKRAEPGERGERVADLQFNLGAAHEALEEPGRAAGHYLQAAQLYRSQGEGGSEGDACMKLAHCHLLTQDWGQAVRSLQRAGESYRVAGKLESAAVALKEAGDHMLQSDDFTEEDIIAVLTECLELTISVKDEDTLGKLYNGLGLSFSQLRLFQEAAECFERALPQAQTEPPRLAVVLQNLGAVHNALAQYQQALDYHREAAALHGSLGSRGAQGQCFSNLAFALSQLGEHEEAGENYLHALQAFKDTDDHEGQWQACEGLGAAKLRVGDPEKATLYYKQALGQLSKCRDVPSVAQERLVNKLSEALQYRLALHGQLSQGKAPASGLPPRRPYESRPFFRRVPPDRLVPPGTAAINGGRPRTLRRLDVHRQPRTEACNGHQEQGGSQGGAHTAEQGAEQMSPASHRNDGGDSDNAAALMTESDSQFSDPHSDQPNYLTALPEANRNLNNTYLQPDPHYQNQNQNQPESLGLTQHSEHLYETIKQRTREISDPPLAQSSGLSLTERTSSEEATPLYRKWKSRVCALM; from the exons ATGGCCTCTGATGAGTCCTCCAGCCAACAGGGTcgtaagaagaagaagaagaatagtcATTCAGAGAAGGTGGACGAGTCTCCAGAGTTATTGGAGATTCGGGCAGATATCGAAGGATTGACTGCCTCTGGAAACAGTGCTCTGCTCAAGAGAGACTGTATAGAAGCCCTTGGCTTCTTCAAAAAAGCCTTCAAAGCCTCACTTGAG TTGAAGGAGCCGGGAGTGCAGCGGGCCTGTGCCTTTAATGTGGGCGCGGCCTACGTGGAGGCAGGGAAGCCTCAGAAGGGACTGGACTTCCTGAAGCGAGCTGAGCCTGGGGAGAGGGGCGAGCGTGTGGCAGACCTTCAGTTCAACCTGGGAGCAGCTCACGAGGCTCTGGAAGAGCCAGGGCGAGCGGCGGGGCACTACCTGCAGGCCGCCCAGCTGTACCGCTCCCAAGGAGAGGGGGGCAGCGAAGGCGATGCCTGCATGAAGCTGGCCCATTGCCATCTCCTCACCCAG GACTGGGGCCAGGCGGTGCGCAGCTTGCAGCGGGCTggggagagctacagggtggCAGGCAAGCTGGAGTCTGCAGCTGTGGCTCTGAAGGAGGCTGGAGATCACATGCTCCAGAGTGATGACTTCACAGAGGAAGACATTATTGCTGTGCTCACAGAATGTCTGGAGCTGACCATTAGTGTCAAGGATGAAGACACACTGG GTAAACTCTACAATGGCTTGGGCCTGAGCTTCTCCCAGCTGCGGCTGTTCCAGGAGGCTGCAGAGTGCTTTGAGCGGGCCCTGCCTCAGGCCCAGACCGAGCCTCCCAGGCTGGCCGTGGTTCTGCAGAACCTGGGCGCCGTCCACAACGCGTTGGCCCAGTACCAACAGGCCCTGGACTACCACAGAGAGGCTGCAGCCCTACATG gctcccTGGGCAGTCGCGGTGCTCAGGGTCAGTGCTTCAGTAACCTGGCGTTTGCCCTCAGTCAGCTGGGTGAGCACGAGGAGGCAGGGGAGAACTATCTTCACGCCCTGCAGGCCTTCAAAGACACCG ATGACCACGAGGGGCAGTGGCAGGCTTGCGAAGGGCTCGGAGCAGCTAAGCTGCGAGTGGGAGACCCTGAGAAAGCCACTCTGTACTACAAACAGGCTCTGGGGCAGCTGTCCAAGTGCAGA GACGTCCCCAGCGTGGCCCAGGAGCGGTTGGTGAACAAGCTGAGCGAAGCGCTCCAGTACAGGCTGGCCCTGCACGGCCAGCTCTCCCAGGGAAAAGCCCCGGCCTCTGGCCTGCCGCCC AGGCGTCCGTACGAAAGCAGGCCCTTCTTCAGACGAGTCCCTCCCGACAGACTCGTACCGCcggg GACCGCTGCCATTAACGGTGGCAGGCCCCGCACACTCCGGAGACTGGACGTCCACCGCCAGCCCAGGACCGAGGCGTGTAATGGCCACCAGGAGCAGGGTGGGTCCCAGG GGGGGGCTCACACCGCTGAGCAGGGCGCGGAGCAGATGAGTCCAGCATCCCACAGAAATGATGGGGGCGACAGTGACAACGCAGCTGCACTGATGACAGAGTCGGACTCGCAGTTCAGCGACCCTCACTCTGATCAGCCCAACTATCTCACTGCACTGCCAGAGGCCAACAG GAACCTGAACAACACCTACCTGCAGCCTGACCCCCActaccagaaccagaaccagaaccagcctGAGTCCCTGGGCCTCACCCAGCACT
- the iqgap3 gene encoding ras GTPase-activating-like protein IQGAP3 has product MGDFGGQTRSGYERLTAEEMDEQRIQNVAYQYLCRLEEAKRWMEACLQEDLPAPTELEEGLRNGVLLAKLGHCFAPKVVPLKKIYDLDQGRYKANGLHFRHTDNINHWRNAMVEVGLPTMFQPETTDIYDKKNMPRTVYCIHALSLYLFRLGLAPQIHDLCGKVKFTEEEINNMKRELDKYGIQMPAFSKIGGILANELSVDEAAVHAAVIAINEAVERGCVEDTALALRNPNAMLADLWNHLMPVYQEMLRQARALKAARANTKVNGSEEKDIYEEYLTQTEIQDSINKVNVNAVVEQVDEALECGDSLALLSALQTPYLGLRAVHRDHAPWYLEQLAADREQKALDLGCVDPLDRDELQEGVYMANDEAQSSQTIQQAVRGINEALRRAEARQTVRALMNPDAQLPDVYPFASELYQRELGLLQGQTPQGELQQEELFVAVEMLSSVALINQALEAKDTGAFCATLVSPAAGLSDIDDGLVQRYFEELCGLKRQAGRALLTWNELQGGLNTVNTAVQEEHDQILSIELINQALCRGDPQQTLAALLLPSSGLEAVQPLNARRYHDVLTQAKKRKAEESRDPSAELWLADIQEGVRKANQDTQRALKMSLGLAAVNQAVKEGRVSQTLRVLGLPEVALRSIVAECAPVYQAELIALLRAKAMGGDNGSPWVRHKMQDGSSYYFHLQRLEGAWERPKGFVQNSLFLGHGEIQEVLWSVTAAHSREVQWKASEALVVQLQARVRGFLVRQRLGHRLHFLHTQLPAIVTIQSHWRRYRQQQAYRRRLRYLHRNWRAVIKIQASVRMWLARRRYLARLRHFRRNVRAIVKIQAFFRANKARDDYRMLVHSHAPPLSVVRKFAHLLEQGDADIRQEGELLRVREEVVRTIRSNRQLEADLDLMDLKIGLLVRNRVTLQEVVSHCKKLTKKNKEQLSDMMALDKHKGLKSLSKDKREKLEAYQHLFYLLQTQPPYLAKLIFLMPQNKSTRFMETVIFTLFNYGSDCREAYLLLQLFTAALRHEIKVKVDQPQEVVKGNPTVIKMLVGFYRHARGQNALRDILGPAIREVLQERALSIRTDPVEIYKSWINQTESQTGHKSTLPYEVSAEQALSHPEVQHRLGLAITNLKTLTDRVLHAITANVHKLPYGMRYTAKVLREALQEKFPHASEDELYKIVGNLLYYRYMNPAVVAPDGFDVVDFSAGSVLLPDQRRTLGSVARILQHSAANKHFQGDSAHLRALNDYITVTHAKFSKFLLAACDVPEPGDRFSIDEYSEMVILNKPVIYISISELLNTHKLLLEHQDSLCPDPSDPLRELLRDLGKVPSIQALVGEGVVTTGDPNAEQILAQYSKLEVSLTLTSKFDIFRNSDDRPDARGILLSTKQLIIDVIRTQPGETLSEVLRSSISRDQEVQHCWMMQRRAQRDARTPEKMKRNQSIVADGNLSLEEKKRKIQRSLRRLEALGVLTPPDTETQILQLIAKDIRHQRLYRQRRQAELVKLRQTQDSLHCKSSFHSEQVDYYSQYITTCLQNLTAKNSKGNGKKAAESKGKKCKQPALTYTAARLHEKGVLLEIEDLPVTQFKNVIFDIVPSEEGGTFLVKARFMGVDMEKFPLKYQDLLQLQYEGVAVMKMFDKAKVNVNLLIFLLNKKFFKK; this is encoded by the exons ATGGGAGACTTTGGAGGCCAAACGCGATCAGGCT ACGAGCGCCTGACTGCCGAGGAAATGGACGAACAGCGAATTCAGAATGTAGCCTATCAGTACCTTTGCCGTCTGGAGGAGGCCAAAAG ATGGATGGAGGCATGTCTCCAGGAGGACCTGCCTGCACCCACTGAACTTGAGGAGGGACTGAGGAATGGGGTTCTGCTGGCCAAGCTGGGTCACTGCTTTGCACCCAAAGTTGTCCCCCTCAAGAAGATCTATGACTTGGACCAGGGGCGCTACAAG GCAAATGGACTGCACTTCCGCCACACCGATAACATAAATCACTGGAGAAATGCAATGGTGGAGGTCGGATTGCCAACG ATGTTCCAGCCTGAGACCACAGACATCTATGACAAGAAGAACATGCCACGCACAGTGTACTGTATCCATGCCCTTAG CCTTTATCTGTTCAGACTGGGACTGGCCCCTCAGATCCATGACCTGTGTGGCAAAGTCAAGTTCACAG aggAAGAGATCAACAACATGAAGCGAGAGCTGGATAAGTATGGCATTCAGATGCCAGCTTTCAGCAAGATCGGGGGCATCTTGGCCAATGAGCTGTCTGTGGATGAGGCTGCAG TGCACGCAGCAGTGATAGCCATTAATGAGGCGGTGGAGAGAGGCTGTGTAGAGGACACTGCCCTGGCCCTGAGGAACCCCAACGCCATGCTGGCTGACCTGTGGAACCACCTCATGCCCGTCTACCAGGAGATGCTGCGCCAGGCTCGTGCCCTGAAGGCTGCTCGTGCGAACACCAAG GTGAATGGCTCTGAGGAAAAGGACATCTATGAGGAATATCTCACCCAGACTGAGATCCAGGACAGTATCAACAAGGTGAACG TGAATGCGGTGGTGGAGCAGGTGGACGAGGCTCTGGAGTGCGGGGACTCTCTGGCTCTCCTCTCTGCCCTGCAGACCCCCTACCTGGGCTTGCGGGCCGTGCACAGAGACCATGCCCCCTGGTACCTGGAGCAGCTGGCTGCTGACCGCGAGCAGAAGGCCCTG GACCTGGGATGTGTGGATCCTCTGGATCGTGACGAGCTGCAGGAGGGGGTCTACATGGCAAACGATGAGGCACAAAGCTCGCAGACAA TTCAGCAGGCGGTGCGGGGGATAAACGAGGCCTTGCGTCGAGCCGAGGCCAGGCAGACCGTGCGTGCTTTGATGAACCCGGACGCCCAGCTTCCGGACGTCTACCCCTTCGCCTCAGAGCTGTACCAGCGTGAGCTGGGGCTCCTGCAGGGACAGACCCCTCAG GGGGAGCTGCAACAGGAGGAGCTGTTTGTGGCAGTGGAGATGCTGTCCTCAGTGGCTCTGATCAACCAGGCCTTGGAGGCCAAGGATACCGGTGCCTTCTGTGCGACACTGGTCAGCCCAGCAGCGGGGCTGTCTGATATCGATGACGGTTTGGTTCAGAG GTACTTTGAGGAGCTGTGTGGGCTGAAGAGGCAGGCAGGGAGGGCTTTGCTGACGTGGAACGAGCTCCAGGGAGGGCTGAACACCGTCAACACGGCAGTGCAGGAAGAGCATGACC AGATCCTCAGCATCGAGCTGATCAACCAGGCCCTGTGCCGCGGCGACCCGCAGCAGACCCTGGCCGCGCTGCTGCTGCCCTCCAGTGGCCTGGAGGCGGTACAGCCCCTCAATGCCAGGCGCTACCACGATGTGCTGACCCAGGCCAAAAAACGCAAAGCAGAG GAGAGCCGTGATCCTTCAGCTGAGCTCTGGTTGGCTGATATTCAAGAGGGCGTGAGGAAGGCCAATCAGGACACTCAGAGAGCTCTGAAGA tgTCCCTGGGGCTGGCGGCAGTCAATCAGGCGGTGAAGGAGGGCAGGGTGTCTCAGACGCTGCGGGTCCTGGGGCTGCCAGAGGTGGCCCTGAGAAGCATAGTGGCGGAGTGCGCCCCGGTGTATCAGGCCGAGCTGATCGCTCTGCTGAGGGCCAAGGCCATGGGGG gtgatAACGGCAGCCCCTGGGTCAGGCACAAGATGCAGGACGGGAGCTCATACTACTTCCACCTGCAGAGGCTGGAGGGCGCGTGGGAGCGGCCCAAGGGCTTTGTGCAGAACAGCCTGTTCCTGGGGCACGGGGAGATCCAG gaggtTCTGTGGAGCGTGACGGCAGCACACAGTCGGGAGGTGCAGTGGAAGGCCAGCGAGGCCCTGGTGGTTCAGCTGCAGGCCAGGGTGCGGGGCTTCCTGGTGAGGCAGAGGCTGGGACATCGCCTCCACTTCCTGCACACGCAGCTGCCCGCCATCGTCACCATACAG TCCCACTGGAGGAGGTACAGACAGCAGCAGGCCTACAGACGGAGGCTGCGGTACCTCCACCGCAACTGGAGAGCAGTAATCAAG ATCCAGGCCAGTGTGAGGATGTGGCTGGCCAGACGCAGGTACCTGGCTCGACTCAGACACTTCAGGCGAAAC GTGCGTGCTATTGTGAAGATCCAGGCGTTTTTCAGAGCGAATAAGGCGCGTGACGACTACAGAATGCTGG TGCACTCCCACGCTCCACCCCTCTCGGTGGTGCGGAAGTTCGCCCACCTGCTGGAGCAGGGCGACGCCGACATCCGCCAGGAGGGGGAGCTGCTGCGCGTGCGCGAGGAGGTGGTGCGCACCATCCGCTCCAACCGCCAGCTGGAGGCCGACCTGGACCTGATGGACCTGAAGATCGGCCTTCTGGTCCGCAACCGAGTCaccctgcag GAGGTGGTGTCCCACTGCAAGAAGCTGACCAAGAAGAACAAGGAGCAGCTGTCGGACATGATGgctctggacaaacacaaagGGCTCAAGTCCCTGAGCAAAGACAAGCGGGAGAAGCTGGAGGCCTATCAGCACCTCTTCTACCTGCTGCAG ACCCAGCCCCCGTACCTGGCCAAGCTCATCTTCCTCATGCCCCAGAACAAGAGCACGCGCTTCATGGAGACGGTCATCTTCACCCTGTTCAACTACGGCTCTGACTGCAGGGAGGCCtacctgctgctgcagctgttcACCGCGGCCCTGCGGCACGAGATCAA agtGAAGGTGGACCAGCCGCAGGAGGTGGTGAAGGGCAACCCGACCGTCATCAAGATGCTAGTGGGCTTCTACCGCCACGCCCGGGGCCAGAACGCCCTCAGGGACATCCTGGGGCCCGCCATCCGGGAGGTGCTGCAGGAGAGGGCCCTCAGCATCCGCACAGACCCGGTGGAGATCTACAAGAGCTGGATCAACCAGACCGAGTCCCAGACCGGCCACAAGAG CACCCTGCCGTATGAGGTCAGCGCTGAGCAGGCCCTCAGCCACCCAGAGGTTCAGCATCGCCTGGGCCTCGCCATCACCAACCTCAAAACCCTGACCGACCGCGTGCTGCACGCCATCACCGCCAACGTGCACAAACTGcc ATACGGGATGCGCTACACGGCCAAGGTCCTGAGAGAGGCCCTGCAGGAGAAGTTCCCCCACGCCAGCGAGGACGAGCTCTACAAG ATCGTGGGGAACCTGCTGTACTACCGCTACATGAACCCGGCGGTGGTGGCGCCGGACGGGTTCGACGTGGTGGACTTCTCGGCGGGGTCCGTCCTGCTGCCCGACCAGCGGCGCACCCTGGGCTCCGTTGCACGCATCCTGCAGCACAGCGCCGCCAACAAGCACTTCCAGGGCGACAGCGCCCACCTGCGCGCCCTCAACGACTACATCACCGTCACCCACGCCAAGTTCAG TAAGTTCCTGCTCGCTGCGTGCGATGTTCCAGAGCCGGGGGATCGTTTCAGCATCGATGAGTACTCCGAGATGGTCATCCTGAACAAACCTGTCATCTACATCTCCATCAGCGAGCTCCTCAACACCCACAAG ctgCTGCTGGAGCATCAGGACTCCCTGTGCCCGGACCCCTCTGACCCCCTGCGGGAGCTGTTGAGGGATCTTGGGAAGGTGCCTTCTATCCAGGCTCTTGTTG GGGAGGGAGTAGTGACCACCGGGGACCCTAACGCGGAACAGATCCTGGCACAGTACAGCAAGCTTGAGGTGTCTCTCACCCTGACCAGCAAGTTTGACATCTTCCGGAACTCTGATGACCGGCCTGATGCCAGAGGGATCCTGCTTAG TACCAAGCAGCTGATCATCGATGTGATTCGGACACAACCCGGGGAAACACTGAGTGAAGTTCTGAGGTCCTCCATCTCCCGTGATCAG GAAGTGCAGCACTGCTGGATGATGCAGCGCAGGGCTCAGCGAGACGCCCGCACCCCAGAGAAAATGAAGAGGAACCAGTCCATCGTCGCTGACGGCAACCTGTccctggaggagaagaagaggaagattcAGCGCAGcctgaggaggctggaggcccTGGGGGTGCTGACCCCCCCGGACACGGAGACCCAGATCCTGCAGCTCATCGCCAAG GACATCCGTCACCAGCGGCTGTACCGGCAGCGGAGGCAGGCGGAGCTGGTGAAGCTGAGGCAGACCCAGGACAGCCTGCACTGCAAGAGCTCCTTCCACAGCGAGCAGGTGGACTACTACAGCCAGTACATCACCACCTGCCTGCAGAACCTCACCGCCAAAAACAG taAGGGGAATGGAAAGAAGGCGGCAGAAAGCAAGGGGAAGAAGTGCAAGCAGCCCGCCCTGACGTACACCGCCGCCCGGCTGCACGAAAAGGGAGTCCTGCTGGAGATCGAGGACCTGCCTGTAACCCA GTTCAAGAACGTGATCTTTGACATCGTGCCCAGTGAGGAGGGGGGCACTTTCCTGGTGAAGGCTCGCTTCATGGGAGTGGACATGGAGAAGTTCCCTCTCAAATACCAG gatCTCCTCCAGCTTCAGTATGAGGGAGTCGCTGTGATGAAGATGTTTGACAAGGCCAAAGTCAATGTCAACCTGCTCATTTTCCTCCTCAACAAAAAGTTCTTCAAAAAGTGA